The Gossypium hirsutum isolate 1008001.06 chromosome A03, Gossypium_hirsutum_v2.1, whole genome shotgun sequence genome contains the following window.
tattctttAATATAAGTATGATTTTAATGACTTGATTATATacacttattttaatattattcttttaGTGATATTTTCCATATCTCACTATTGTCCATGCATTTAAGTTCAAAAAGGTTtcaatttaaaattctttttccaAAAATGAAATATAACTTATACGAATCTATGACTATTTTCATCTTATTATtaccataattaaacacataaccaCTCCTTCGATTTCACTAAAACCAATCTATTGCTCATCCAAATCCAAATGTACCCTAATAATTAACAAATGCAAATCTGATTATACGAACAACAACCTAAAACTTTGACTACTAAAACTATCGACCCAAACCAAAACAGTGCTTTATTCATATTATTGTCTTTCATATAATACAGAGAAACCTCTCAAACATGAGTAAATTTATCTTGTATGGCAGTTCTCTTTTAATGGGGAATTATCTTAATTTCAACAGCTTTTAAGTGTTGCAAGCAATTCTTCATCACTTCCAAATTCAGCCATGTCTTCCTCCTTCAGATTAATCCAAGCTTCTATGCCATCACCAGTTGCAGTATCCATGAAAACAACCAGATTCTTTGCGCTCAACCTTGCAGAACTGACCCATACTGGTTTTCCCCAACCAAAATCAGCTTCGTATAGTGGAAACCTGCATAAACTAGTGAAAATAAATGGGGTCGTCTCTCCCTTTCCATCCCCTTGGTTCGTTGGCTCGAATAAATCCTCATCAACAGCCTGAAGTTTCGTTACGTAATCGTTGTCGATTTTTCTAATGGAGTTCCTTATTTGGCTAACAAGATTAGACCCATCGTCCATGGAAGGAACTGTTATGGCAACACGAAAAATGTTCCCAAAAGACTGAGCTGATAGCGGCGGCTCAAATTTTGTACGTAAATTAACTGTGTGAATCATCACATTAGGGCTTGGTTTTTTCTTAGTGGAAGCAATGAAACGACTCCATATGTAAGCTGACAAAGCCTCAACACGCGAAGGGCGTCTTTCATGATCAGCAGCGTATTTCGCTCTGATTTCCTTTATTTTAGATGCACTAAACACCACCCTTTTCGTCGCTATGTTCTTTTCACTTGTATCCAACGCTGGTTCTGGCAGGGATATGTTCCGCGGAGGAAAAAGCTTGGCTGATACGAACTCAGGCAAAACCACGTTCTTCGTATCCCCACGAGCAATGGTTGCCCAAGTATTCAGAAACGTAAAATACGACAAGGCGTCGCCGATCTTGTGAGAAATACACAAAGCAATCCCGATTCCACCACAATCGAAGGTGTTGAGTTGGATTCCCATGGGCAATACCTTAGCATCATCGAGAGGAAACGGGTACAACTTATTGAGCTCATCAGGGACTGGATCGTGTAAAAGATCTGAAAGTTGGCACTTGACATGGGCTTCATTAAAGGGAATACCCTCGTCGTTGCAGTCGACGAAGGAGTTGCCTTTAATGCGTCCCGCTAGGGGATAGAAGTGGGTCAAGGCTTGGGATACGGACAGCTTAAAGTGGTGAAGATCGAGGATGTTAATGTTGTGGGTTTGGACATTGGTTTTAGTGGGGTAGAACAAGACCAGATGGTTATAAACTGAATTTATTTGTTGATCGAGTAAGGAGAGTTGGTAATGACGAAGTTGTTGAGGAGTTGGAGAAGATGGTTTGATCATCTCTTTGCATATTACTTCAACTTCGAGCTTCATGTTTAAGGCTGTTTTCTACCAGCCGTGATTGAGGAGGATTTGTAGCCcaacaccatatatatatatatatatatgataattgtaatgaatcatttgatttaatttgatataaaaaaataaaaaaaattattgaatggGTGCATTAATTCATTGAAAacgaaataaaattataaatgggccatttattttgttttatactCTATTAACatcctttaattttatattaaatgttatattattaaataaaatgcatattttaatatttaaaatatttaattaaatcaatcaattcaattcattGGTAGAACATGagaaagttaattttgaatttttcttattttatatttccaTTAACTTAAACGTGggtacataattttttatttacaaatctTTATTTTgaggataaaaataattaagaatgtTGAAATAATTAAGCATTTTATTGTAGACtaatatatatcatattattatGATTAATCTAATTAAGTAAATACTGTATGTCTCTTCAATATATTGACTTTGAGGGTATATATCATAGGGGTAAGATTCAAACATGGACTTCTTACAACTTGCAGTATGGGGACCTTTTACGAATAAAACCGATCAAACGACAAAAACAAAGGACTTCTGACGTTACGACATAGTATTAGGTACGTGGTACTTTATATAGATTGTTTATCTTGATTTAGGTAAAATGTTTTGACTTTGCTGAAAGGCTCCTGCGAGAAGCAAGCTAAGATTTTTTCCTTCAGTCCCTGTATTTTTGTGAGAGTTGTGGATTTAATATCTATACTCTAATTCGGTcatttttagtccttaaaccttttccaaattaaaaatttcagtCCTCACCAAATGATAGCTATTAAATTCATTCTAAAATATGATGTGGGAAACATATTATCATAAGTGTAATATCATGTcagtttattatttttacatattactcactaaaagtTTAGCCAATGGATTAATGAGGTAATTCTGtgtcaagattaaaattttaaaatttgataaatataatgACTTAGAATTATCTAATTagagaatatggactaaatttttaaattttgaaaaatataaggactaaaattaactaattcaaaaaaaaagaataaatttagtcaaattaaaatataagaattaaatacattaactttcacaaaatacaaaaattaataacAGAATTTAACCATATATAAGTTGTCATAATGATTTGTTCCCTtatgatttaatatgtaaattgGTCAGTATAGTGAAACTGTCAGTCTAGTATTTGGAGAGAAAAACATTTAGTTGAAGTTTCATTTTGAAATTCCTTCAATCAaatgtttttgttaaaaaaatttgtgTGGCAATAAACAACCAAATAACAACatgacatcaaaaccataataaaatttcaaaatacatataaTGCAAACAAAATTCCctcaaaaagtaaaaaattaagaaagttctaaaagaaattctaaatttttgttttttttttctgaaattctaaaataaaaattaaagaaatgtaAAAGGAGTAGGGAGACAACACATTAATATCACAGAATATGGTGAGATTGGGTTGGAGAAAGCAATCTCCATGAGAAGAGTTGACAAATTGAAGCCAAGTACGCTTctattcccttttttatttttttctttgctcATTTATAGCTTTTATTTGACAAATCGTACTTAATTTTTGGGTAACTTTTGAAGACGCCTTCAAAATGGTTTTAAGAAAGTTCAATTGTTCTCCTTGTTCATACTGCTATACTTTCGAAGACGTTAGCATATGCATCATCATCatacatggatgaaatttataTCAGTTGCTAAAActttcatttatacatatatatatatcctaagATACTAACAAAACACTAGAGAGACctaattgagttatttttacccttttattaaatttaaattatacgGTCGTATATTTGTTGTCACAAGTTATTTATTTAGAGAAAACAAAACACATaatattaaagataattaaaagaaTTGGGAACACCTCACAAGGAAAGGAGAGCACTAAACTTTGAGGCGGCATCCTAATTTAGGCTTTATTTTGTAGAGgggaaagaaaattaaaaggattGAAAATTAGAAGgatgaaaaacataattttttctttcaataaGTATGTTTGATAAGAAAGATggagaaatgaaaagaaaaagttcatTGCTtggtagaataaaaaaataaaaggaaagaaagtaaaacatttaaaaaatgcaaaatttaaaaactaacatacaaatttttctcattttctctcatctcACGTTTCCAATTTGGAATGATTGATTTTTATTCACTAAAATGGAAAATGACTATCCTtcctattttctttcttctcactTTTTCTTCTAACAAAACAcactcaaaattttattttatttttactcttcCACACCCTCCTCCCATCCCTCCACTTTACCACCCAACCAAGCACACACTTAATGCCCAAACTTATGGAAATTAACAAACTCAATCCGCTGAAAAAGTGATAGGCTATTAAAACCTATAAAATAAAAaccttcttaaaaatataatattagtaGAAAGAGACAAGTAGGATTGTATCCAAAGAAATTggtaaaaattctattttttaagtaaaaataaattgagggagcttttttaataaaatcaaaatttaaatttaaattccttTAACTAAAAAAGAGGGTTTAGAAACCCACAAAgggaaaaaaaacataaacaaaataaaactaagaGCAACTATGTTTAGGTCTCTCAAGTTTTAACCTAATAATGTCTATTTATAGTCTATTTataggaaaataaatataatggtaaaaatataaaagtgcTCTTAATTAACTAACTACATGAGAGTGGTATTTAACCTAAGTGTATTCCAAAAATTAATTTCGCTTTCCATATGTTTAACAATTAAGTACAACAATAATGAGAATTTAAGGAGAAActaatctaataacaaattaaaatgttCTCACCAAATTTGTGAAGTTGCTCCCTCGATCTATtgtcaaaactttttttttttacacttgtattcaaagaaaaatataaaaatgactaaaGTAAAACGACTTTTAGGACGTCAAATTGAGGTATAACATCAAATATAAAtgtttaaaataccaaaatatccTTAGCACATGAGTCTGGGGCGTTCACTCctcaaaacacaaaaaaattcaaattgggAGGGTTTCCATAGACGTAGGTGTGTCGACAGACGGGTGTGCAATTGCATGATGGGGCACCAAAATGGGCGAGAGGCGCTGACCAAGGTGGAGTTTCGAAATTTTGGGCATCGAGGCATGAAATTTGGCGCTAGGGCGTTGAATCCCGCATGCTAAGGCTCCATTTTCCGGGTTGGGGAGAATTGGGGAAGCACACATAGGTGAGACTAGTGTTGTCTATTTATGTCTTGAGATAGGTCCCTTTATATAGAGAAAATTACAAGAGTTCTAGTTAAACAAGGattaaataaatatgattattttaataaaaaaatataaatattttttattgggaATTCCTTGGGGCGATAGCAACACCTAGTCTTTAGGAGTAGGGTTGTTGCCCATTACATGCCAAATTGACCTCTAGGCTTGTAACTTATATTGGgtataattatatgttttatttagtctttaaccaactcatataatttattctcaaaatattaattaattaattaattgattaaatttaattaatttcttaattaaattattttcttaactcaatCCTAATTTCGTTAAAGTTATGACGATTTTACCGTACTAAAAtctatgagtaaataaatttaattaacttgttcaCCAAAATTGCGATGactgattaatttaattttccacttcgaacttcaattaattaattataatcaattaaataataattcaaagaaattaatttaatccttaggTCATCTCTTGTGTATGGTGGGATAACACATTCACTGCGGATAGTGATACATGTGATTTATTTCTCTAATTcgtcattttcattcattcatcataTTGATTCAATTGCAAACCATTAAGAGTTGTATTGAGCTAGCAGAGAGACCggttggacatatataattagggttaaataatttgtaattaagtttcgaCTCTTCGTCTATTAActacaacattatttagtcataGAGTCATTACACTATTGTACCATGATTGAGCTCTCGCTTATTATATACTATTATGAAAGTTATCAAGTGTTTGTCCAATGACATTGTAATTAGTATATTACccttgtcaaaaccatttttaaattattgCAAAAACGAGGATCAACTTTAAAAAACGAGGTACGAAGTAGTCACCGATCCTTTTTTTAGGTGTAATCAGACCACATTgagatttatcattttaataaagcatttgatttattaaaataataattttaggtctacaaAAATCGAGAAAAAGGGTTCGAGAATCgattacacacgaggaagggttagcaccctcgtaacgcccaaaattggtaccaattaattatttaatgtcctattgttgaaattttgaagggaaaaTTCTAAAAATACGATTCCTTTTAAAATGTGTGAACAACTCGAATTTGATTTTAAGATTTCCTCATtcaaaaaggaataaaatattacatccagcacgttaggacacgatattttAAGCCTCCAAAAACTGAGATCACCTCATGATTTCCAAAACGCAACGAAAAGGGTATTCAATTATTTGGTCCAATGAAAAaacgaaacccaacacgttagggcccgatttctcgaattttcaaacatagaacattgccttgttttaaaatttagaaaacatgaatgaaattttaaaagaatatttgacTATTTTAGGCAAgtagaaaatcgaaacccaacacagtagggcacgatttcccaaattttcaaatgtcaaacattgcctttgttttagaagtttttttaaataaacaatcgCAAAACCGACTCAAAGTATATTCATTTGGTTCACCTTAGGGTAAAAGCAGTAGTATGTCATGGATAAAGAATGAGAAAATACAAAGGAACGAATTAGGATACATACAATAGCGACATaccatatattattaaaatactaatatACATTTAAAggctaatgaattaaaaataaatttaaagaaattccaagcaaattaacacggACAACATATGACaagctttaaaacaaataaaatagatGATATAGAAGAAATGCAATTTGGAATCATCAATATGCcaacaaacaaatatatatataaatcttaaGGTAACATACATGAAAGTtcgaaataaatcaaaataataagaataaaaataatatatgaattaataatatataaatgaaatttcaaaatacataatgtatataaaaaaaagtaagtaATATATAACATAGTATTTGtcaatctaaataaataatatacttgaaatgaacattttatatataaaaaaacaaaggtACTAGTAtatgaaagtatttaaaataaataaaatataccaTTTAAAATAGGGTCCTTagaagaaaatatatatacacaaaataatataaaatcaataatatatatacataataataaaaaatatttacataaaataataggaAATCAATAATGTAtacttagaataaaaataatttagtataagttacgtatatacatgtataatagtATTGAGTTGAATATCTATAGATCtttaaatatagaaatatataaaaaaaaggtttGAAATATATAAATCGTAAAATATACCGAATAAAAAATATAGAGGAAATAATAAAGAGAACCATgcaaaactaatgaaataatccAAGATAATATGTTTAaagataaataacaaataaatttttgagggggGAAAATAAGgaataaaacataaattgaagtaaaaaactcaattgaagtaaaaataaaacccagaggacaatttacaaataaagaaagttacaaaacaaaattaaggattaaaatgcATCGCACGCAAATGTTCGaggattaaaaatgaaaattttcccaATCCCAAAGAACAGCACCCAAGCGCGGACTAAATTGGAAAGGCGCACAAATTTCAGGGAAAAAGTGAAAGAAGCAGGatagaattaaatcaaaattggCGCACATGGGAGGGACTGACACTAcaagaaaacagacttttagcggcgcttttagcaGCGTTTGAATAgaaaacaccactaaaaattgaataaattgagtattagcggcgttttttcaaaaacgccgctatagatcgagaattagcggcgtttttaaggaaGTGCCGCTATAGGTCGacatatagcggcgtttttataaaaacgccactaaaagatTAGGCGAACGGCGTCGTTTATTGTGAGCTTCAGTGGCAATAGCGGCGCtttatcaaaaacgccgctataggtttGAGTATTAACggcattttttaaaaagcgccgctataggtcggcctatagcggcgtttttatagaaacgccgctaaaaaatTAAACCGAACGGCGTCGTTTATTTTGAGCTTCATTGGCAATAGCGGCGCTTgcgcaaaaacgccgctatagattgagtattagcggcgctttctagAAAACGCCGCAATAGATATGAGTTTCAGCGGCACTttttgaaaaaacgccgctaaagatctaaactattttaaggtttatagattatgggTTTAAGGGTTGGTTTAGGGTTGAtggtttatattttatgatttaaggtTTTAGAGGTTGtagttaagggtttaaggtttaaattaattagtatttttaacttatatattaaataatatattatatatatagttgtaaaagagataatatagaccttaaatttgattaatttcgattttattttgatcatatctgAAACTGACtttataaacaatataaattaactACACCATGTTTTAAACCCTAACCCACTAAACCCTTAAATTATTAAATCCTAAACTCTTAAACCCTAAGTCTCAACCCATAAACCCTTAAAACTCTAAACACTGTCGTAACCATAAATCCTAACACATTAACCCTGACTCCCAACCTTTAACCCCTAAACCCATAAACTATAGACCTTAAATttgaaaccctaaactataaaccctaaatGAAGAACacgtaaaaaatttgaaaataaaaacatataaaaatatatgttaaaaataaaaattttatataggatatattatttaaaataatattaaagttttttggatatatgactgattgtttgtcaatttatatattaaataaatacttatataatcataaaagagatgatattaattttaaaatatttaattaattatcattattatagtttaaggtttatgcatggtttagggtatatatgGTTTATGGTTTACAGTTTATGGATTATgacaagttaatattttaattaaggtttatggattatgcaTGTGGGTCtagggattatgggtttaggggttTATGGTTAATTTATGGGtcaatattattttaaggtttatggattattgattgtggatttagggattatggtttatggttcaAGGGCTGAAGGTTTAGGGATTTGGGGTTAATATTTAAAGGTTGAGGGTCTAGGGGTCAAAGGTTAGGAGTTAAGGGGTTGAGGggatatagtttagggtttagtgttCAAAGTCTATggattaagggtttagggtttatgggttTGGAAGTTAAGGGGACATtgtttaaggtttagtgtttaaattttagggattaagggttaatggtttagggtttaggggtttacgGGTTAATGGGATataggggttaagggtttaggataattagtgttaaaaaatttaattaaaatttaaaatactattatttaaaataattaattttaaagtttttttaggTATATGACTGacttttttaatttacatatattaaataatttcaaattttaatgatttcaaattgtcaataattttcaagattttaaattttatgtagttcttttaaatattagataaatttaaaaaattatttatttaaatgaaaaaattaaaatactattatttaaaataaaattaaagttttttggCTATATAacttattgttttttaatttatattgttttttatttatatattaaataatttaaattgttaAAGGCATTAGCGTCATTTttcataaacgccgcaaaaggtatgcaatagtggcgtttttggaaAAACGCCGGAAAAGATCAGCATGTTTTAAaactaaacggtgccgttttataGGATTTGTTAGTGGCGTTTGTGCAAAACGCCGCAATAGGTTCGGATTTAGCGGCGATAGTTCATAAATGCCACTAAAGTTGATTTTGTTGATATTAAAACGTCgtcgttttatttgtttattagtggcgttttggtaaaacgccgcaaTAGCTCTCTCTTTTAGTGGCGCTACGGTGGAAACGCCGCAAATGTAACTTATTTTTTACCCAGACAATAACACTTAACATTTTCCCCGTTATCCCCTTCATTTCCCCTATTTTCCTTAGTCCCAAATCCCTAAAGTTTTATCGTCTCTTCTTCCCCAAATTGAAATCCCTAAAACTCACCCTTCCCACTGGCCATTGATTTCCCATTTATGGAAAATCGGATTAACAAAGGTAAGGATTTCAGAAATCAACTTTCGGGTTGAAGAAAATAGTTCAAGGTAAGAATTAGGGTATTCAGTTATTTTGTTATTGATTTAGCTAGTTTTTGCAATGAACAAGAGTTATTTTGGTGGAAAACCATTTACTAATGAACCTAGACCTTAGCGGGTCAGATTGATTTCAGATTAGGTAAATTCGGTTCGGTTTCATTTAGGCTTTAAAATATTCTGATTCATTAGCGTTTTCCAGCTGGGTCATCTCATATCTGTGTCATTTTAGGGTTCAGGATATTCAGTTTGGGTTATTTTGATTTTCGGTAGTTTTGGGTTGAATTGTTTTTGGTTtgggtcattttaggattaaggTTTCAAGTTTTTGGTGTTAAGCACTGTCTCTTGTCTTACTTCAGGGGTTTTTCTTGGAAAAGATCAAAACAGAGAACCCAGGTTTACCTTCCTTCCTTTTTGGCCCTTAACTGGTAGAGCTGTGGTTCTAAAGGTACTCTTATCTATGTATTAGGTTTAAGCAACTCTGTTATGAACTGAAACTGTTGAGGTAAGAAGGGTGCAACATTGCAGGGGTATTCAGTTATTTTGTTATGAACTGAAACTCTTATCTCCAGCCCTGCGTGTTACAAATAAAAAATGCTataatttttaggtttaatgtaatttgtttatCATGAGTTGCTCCTCTAAACGTTGGTCATGTTAACATCAATTGTCAAACTGCTGGTAATTATCTTGACAAGTAATGAATTTAATTCTGTTATTGGCGACTTAATTTTGGCTTTGTTGAACTCCTCCTCGCATACAAATACATCCTCCATGTTGTGGCTTAGCTCCATGCTCAGCTCGTTAGCATCACCCATAGAGATTGCAttaaggattctttgtttgctTCCTAGAATGGCATTGTAGTTATTAATACAACTTTTAAGACATAAAGGGAGGAGTCTTGAGGTAGGGGGATTCATTGAAAGCTCGTAAGTCTTGTCTAACGCTTCCTTGGTCTTGTTATGAATTGCATCAATCTCAACTTTGAGAATAGACATAGAGATCATGGCAACATTTTCATTTAGGAATGGAATAATTGATGTTAAACATTCGATGGGGTAGTCAATTTCTCCACAAATTTTTTGAAGCTTAGGATTGATGCCGatagataatataaaaaatgtttgGTCTTCTTGGGGTTTGGAAAAGCTGAAAGATTGGGT
Protein-coding sequences here:
- the LOC107886502 gene encoding stemmadenine O-acetyltransferase; this translates as MKLEVEVICKEMIKPSSPTPQQLRHYQLSLLDQQINSVYNHLVLFYPTKTNVQTHNINILDLHHFKLSVSQALTHFYPLAGRIKGNSFVDCNDEGIPFNEAHVKCQLSDLLHDPVPDELNKLYPFPLDDAKVLPMGIQLNTFDCGGIGIALCISHKIGDALSYFTFLNTWATIARGDTKNVVLPEFVSAKLFPPRNISLPEPALDTSEKNIATKRVVFSASKIKEIRAKYAADHERRPSRVEALSAYIWSRFIASTKKKPSPNVMIHTVNLRTKFEPPLSAQSFGNIFRVAITVPSMDDGSNLVSQIRNSIRKIDNDYVTKLQAVDEDLFEPTNQGDGKGETTPFIFTSLCRFPLYEADFGWGKPVWVSSARLSAKNLVVFMDTATGDGIEAWINLKEEDMAEFGSDEELLATLKSC